Genomic window (Blattabacterium cuenoti):
AATTTTAGAAAAAAAACATTTCTTAAAGGAGAAAGAAATACATATGATTCAATTTTTTTTTCAAAAAAAAAATATCAAAAATATTCAAAATAAGCGAATCTCTTATGAAGAAAAAAAAGAAATAATTTCTCATCCTATAGGAAAAAAACTTATAGACATTACCTTGAAAAAAAAAACAAACTTAATAGTTTCTGCTGATCTAATACATTCTAAAAATATTTTAAAATTAGTCAATTTAATTGGCGATAGAATTTGTGGATTAAAACTTCATGTAGATATTATAAATGATTTTTCGTTTTCATTTATAAATTATCTTAAAAAAATTTCTATAGAAAAAAAATTTTTATTATTAGAAGATAGAAAATTATGTGATGTTGGTTCAACTAATTATCTTCAATTGCATTATGGAATCCATAAAATTTCTTCTTGGGCAGATATCATTACGATCCACGTCCTTTCTGGTAGTATGAGTTTACAAAACTTGAATATTCCTTCTAATATGGGATTGATTACAATATCTGAGATGTCTTCTTGTGGAAGATTATCCGATGATAATTATATAAGAAAAGCACTAAAGATTTCTTTAAAAAATTCAAAAGTTATTGGGACTGTAGCACAAAGAAAAGTAGATGATAGATTGTTACTATTTACTCCTGGTATTCATTTTTCTAAACAAAAAAATAACGTAGGAAATAATTATATTCATCCTGTTCAAGCTTTTGAAAAAAATGGAAGTGATTTTATTATTGTGGGAAAAGGGATTTATCAATCTGGTAATCCAAAAATAGCAGCAGAAAAATATAGAAACGCAGGATGGAAAGCTTATATAAATGGACTATGAATAATCATATTCTATTGACAGAATAGAAGTTTCTAAAAAAAAAATTAATGATACTGATTATATTTTTATTTAATTTGTATATATAGTCATATTTTATATATATAATAAAAAATTCTTTTTAAGAAATTTTGAGTATGAAATGGATAAATTCATTAATTAGTTGTTTTATGATACTTTTTAGCATTATAGACATATTAGGGAATGCTCCCATAATTATGGGATTTAAATCAAAGGGGAATATTATAGAGACTAAAAAAGTTATAATTACTTCTCTTATAATATTTTTATCATTCCTTTTTTTAGGACAACCTATGTTAAAACTCATTGGAGTTGATGTCCATTCATTTTCTGTTGCTGGATCCATAGTATTATTTTTCATTGGTTTAGAAATGATATTAGGGAGAGATCTTCATAAGGTCACAAAAAATGCTCAAACTTCTATTGTACCAATAGCTTTTCCACTTATAGCTGGGCCTGGATCTTTAACCACTTTGATTTCATTAAGAGCAACTTATGATGTTAATATCATTCTTTTATCTCTTATTTTGAATATGATCGTCGTTTATTTTGTAATAGATAGATGTGATTTTATAGCAGAAAAAATTGGTAATAACGGATTAGATATTTTAAAGAAAATATTTGGAATTGTTTTATTAGCTTTTGCAGTAAAAATTTTTGGTGCTAATGCTAGTCAATTGTTTCAACAATAATTTTTTTTATTTTATTGAAAATTTTTATAATAGATTCATTAACATTTTTAAATTCAGGTAAATCAAAAGCTTTATAAATAAAAATTATATAATAATTTTTATTTATAATCTCTTTTTCTAAAATTGATTTATTTAAAAAAAAAGAAGCTTTCAATAAACGCTTTATTCTATTTCTATGAACTGATTTTTTAAAATTTTTTTTTTACTAAAGTTCCAACGAGGTTTATTGACAAATTTTTTTTAAAATTTGTTTTTTTTGATAAAAAAACAGATAAAATAGGATATATAAACAAATATTTTCCATTTTTTATTACTTTCTCAAAAATTTTTTTTTCTTGAAATTGCATTTTTAATATGTTAATAAATAATTAAAATTTATTCATAATTTATCATAAACTCTTCTAATTTAGTAACCATTCCTATAGGACCGCAAAAAAATGGAGTTCTTTGATGTAATTTAGTAGGTTTTATGTCTAAAATACGTTTTTTTCCATTGGAAGCTTTCCCTCCAGCTTCTTCTGCTAAAAAAGCCATAGGATTACATTCATAAAGCAATCTTAATTTTCCTTCTGGAGAAGAAGCTGTTTTAGGATAAATATATATTCCTCCTTGTATTAGATTTCTATGAAAATCCCCCACTAAAGATCCAATATATCTTGCTGTATAGGGTCTATTATCTTTTTGTTCTTGACAATATCTAATAAATCTCCTAATTCCATTCGAAAATTTTGCATAATTTCCTTCATTAATAGAATAAATTCTTTCCGCATTAGGAAAACGAAGATTCGAATGAGATAAGTAAAATGTTCCAACTGAAGGATCTAAAGTAAATCCATGTACTCCATTTCCAATACTATATACCAATATAGTAGAGGATCCATAAATAATATATCCTGCAAGAATTTGTTTATTTCCTTTTTGCAAAAAATCTTCTATTGTTAAATTCATTTGAATAGAAGATTTTCTCATATATACAGAAAATATAGTTCCAATAGATACGTTTACATCTATATTAGAAGAACCATCAAGTGGATCTATTAAAACAATACATTGATTTTTGAAAAAATTTTCTTGTTCCCCTTTGATTACTATAAAATCTTTACTTTCTTCAGAAGCTATTCCGCATACAACATTTCTACTTTTAAAAGATTCTATGAAAGCTCGATGAGCAAAATCATCTAATTTTTGTTGATTTTCTCCTTGAATATTAGTAAAGCCAGAACTTCCTATAAGTTCTTCTGTTAATCCTGCTTTATTGACTTCTTTATGAATTGCTTTAGAAGCTAATTTTATAGAACTAAATAATCGTAATAATGCTTCAGTTGAATATGAAAAACGATCTCTATTTTCTATAATAAATTCTCCTAATGTATACATGCATTTATCAGGAAATACTTTTTTTATAATATAAAGATCAGATTTTTTTTTAAAAAAACTTTATATCATATTTTAATTTATATACAAATTTTTGTTTAAATATGATAAATTAACTTTTTAGGTTATTATGAATTTTATATATTTCTATTAATTTTATCTTTTAATGAAAATTATACAAATATCATTCATATTATTATGGCGTACATGGTTTTTTATAATAAATATATTTCTGATACCTTTATGGGCCGGAGCATCTATCCCTTTTCTTTTTAAAGAGAAACATTACACCATCGCATATTGGTTTCATCAAATGTGGGCTAGAAGTAATCTTTTCCTCATGGGTTTTTGGTATGTATTAGAAAAAGATAAAGAAATATTAGATAAAAATAAACAATATGTAATTATCAGTAATCATAGTTCTATAATGGATATTATGTTAATTTACTCTTTGATGAGAGATCATCCTTTGGTTTTTGTGGGTAAGGCAGAATTAGCTAAGCTCCCTTTTTTTGGATTTGTTTATAAAAAAAGTAATATTCTTATTGACAGGAATAATTTATCTAGTTGTATAAAAGTATTTAAAAAAATAGAAGATAAAGTCGTCTCTGGAAAAAGTGTTTGTATCTTTCCAGAAGGAGGTGTTCCTAAACCTTATATTTTTTTGGACCATTTTAAGAGTGGAGCTTTTTTTATCGCTATTATTAAAAAAATCCCTATTATTCCTTTTACGATAGCTGATATAAAAACAAAATTTCCTAGTTTTTCTATCATAAAAGGAAGACCAGGAAAAATTAGGATTAAACAACATCATTCCATATCAACAAAAAATTTATCCTTAAAAGATAAGGATAATTTAAAAGAAAAATGTTTTAATTTAATTAAATATCAATTAGAAAAATTTGAACGTGAAAAATAAAATAATTAATTTCATGAATTATTCGTGAACAAAAAAATTCATATTTATACTGACGGTTCTTCAAAAGGTAATCCTGGCCCAGGAGGGTATGGAATTTTTATAGAAATATTTTTTGGTTATTATTATAATAGAAAAATAATTTCAGAAGGATTTCGTTATACAACTAATAATAGAATGGAATTATTATCAGTAATAGTGGGATTAGAAAAAATCAAAAACAAAAAACAAAATATTGTTATTTTTACTGATTCTAAATATATAGTGAATACTGTCCAAAATAAATGGATTTATAAATGGAAAAAAAATAATTTTCACAATAAAAAAAATGTAGATTTGTGGAAAAGATTTTTAGATTTATTTTATAACCATTCTATTATATTTCATTGGATAAAAAGTCACAATTATCATTATATCAATGATTTTTGCGACCGATTATCTGTAGGGGCTTCTAAAAAAAAAAGTCTAAAAATAGATTACGTATATGAAAAACAGACATAAACTAGCATAATTTTTTTGTCTAATAATTTCATATATAATTATAGACATTGCATTACTGACATTTAATGAGTCTATATATCCAAACATAGGAATAGTTATAATTTTATTAGATTTTTTTAACCAAATATTTGATACTCCCTTATTTTCAGAACCAAAAACAATAGCTATATTATTACAATGAGAAAATTTAGTCTGATATAGATTCATTACTTTTTTGTGTTTATAAAATCCTGTTGTTACAATTTTTATTTTATTTTTTTGTAACCAATACATGATTGATTCTATTTTTTCAATAAAAATATTTCTTGTAAAAATACTTCCTAAACTACATCTGATAATATTAGAATTATATACATAAGTTTTCATGTTACATAGTATAATAATATTAATATTTACAGCATCAGCTATTCTTAACATAGATCCTATATTTCCCGGTTTTTCTATCCCATCTAGGATAAGTATTAAAGAAGAATTTTGATTAGAAATTTTTATATTTTTCAATTGATTCATATATTTTTTTTCTTTAAATAAAGCAATAATTCCACTAGAATTATCTCTATACGCTAATTTTTTAAAAATTTTTATACTAATCAAAAAAGTTATAGAATGAAATGACTGAATCATTTCATATTTATGAAATATTTTTTCACATATAAATATTTTTGTTGGAGTAAAATTTCCTTTTATAGCCATTTCAAATTCTTTTATTCCTTCAACAAAAAAAATATTCATATTATTTTTTTTGTTAAAAATTTTTATCAAATATTTAATTTTTGTATTTTGAATACTGAATATTTTTTTCATATTTGTTTATATAATGATTTATAATAAATCCGATGATTTGGTTTATATGAATATGGCAGTGGAACATTCAAAATTATCTTTTTGTAAAAAAAAAAAAGTAGGGGCTGTCATAGTTAAAAATAAAAAAATTATATCCAATGGATATAATCGTACTCCACACGGATTGAATCATATATGTGAAGATCATAACGGAGATACAAAATGGTATGTTATACATGCAGAAGCAAATGCTATATTAAAAATATCTTCTTCTTTTTTATCCTGTAAAGGAGCTTCTATATATATTACTCATTTTCCATGTAAAGAATGTTGTAAACTCATTTATTTATCTAATATAAAAAGAGTTATTTATTTATATGAAAAAAATGATGAAGGATTTATTTTTTTAAGTAAATTTAAAATAAAAATAGAAAAACTAAATTAAATATATATTTTTTTTACAAATTGTTATTAAAAAAACCCAGGTGGCGAAATTGGTAGACGCGTTGGACTCAAAATCCAATGATTTAATATCATGCGGGTTCGAATCCCGCTCTGGGTATGTTCTTATTTTTAGAATAAAAAATATCTTTGAGAAAGAGGTAAAACATCAGAAGGATGAGATATTATTTTTTCTCCGTTTATGTAAACATTATAAGTTTTGGGATCTACTTCCAAATTAGGGATTTCTCCATTTAATATCATGTTTTCTTTAGATAAAGAACGACATCCTCTCACTATTTTTATTTGTTTTTTGATTTTATTGTTTTCAACAAAACCATTATTGATTGCATTTATTGATACAAAAATACTGCTAAGTTTGGGTTCAAAATATCCAAACATTTTTCGATACATAAACGGTTGAGGTGTAGGGATAGTAGCATTAGGATCTCCCATTCCAGCATAGACAATCATCCCACTTTTTATAACTAACTCAGGTTTGACTCCAAAAAAAGAAGGTTTCCATAATACTAAATCTGCCATTTTTCCGATATGAATAGATCCTACATATTCAGAAATTCCATGAGTTATAGAAGGATTTATAGTATATTTTGAAATGTATCTTTTAACTCTAAAATTATCATTTTTTGAATGATCTTCATTAAGATATCCTCTTTGTTTTTTCATTTTATCAGCTGTTTGCCATGTTCGTTTCACTATCTCACCTATTCGACCCATAGCTTGAGAATCTGAACTAGTCATACTAATGGCTCCTATATCATGCAAAACTCCTTCTGCACTAATAGTTTCAGATCTTATACGGGATTTCGCAAAAGCAATATCTTCTGGTAAATTAGAATCTAAATGATGACAAATCATTAACATATCTAAATGTTCATCTATAGTATTACAAGTATAAGGCATAGTAGGACTTGTTGATGAAGGTAAAATATTAGAAAATGATATAACTTTCAATAAATCAGGAGCATGTCCCCCTCCAGCTCCTTCTGTATGATAAGTGTGAATTGTTCTATTTTTGAATATTTTTAAAGTATCTTCTACATAACCTGATTCATTTAGAGAATCTGTATGTATGTTAACTTGTACATCCAATTTCTCTGCTACATTTAAGCATTGATCTATAACATGGAAAGTGCTCCCCCAATCTTCATGTATTTTTAATCCACCTGCTCCAGCCTTAATTTGTTCAATCAAAGCTTCGGGACGAGAACTATTTCCACTTGCAAGAAAAATGAAATTAATAGGAATATGATCTGTGCTTTTTAACATTCTTTGAATGTTCCATACCCCTGAAGTACAATTTGTAGCTATAGTTCCGGTGGCTGGGCCTGAACCCCCTCCAATAATAGTAGTTGTTCCACTTTCTAATGCTACTTCAAATAATTGTGGACATATATAATGAACAT
Coding sequences:
- the pyrF gene encoding orotidine-5'-phosphate decarboxylase, whose product is MEEKEQFFLEIYNLGIIKFGNFTLKSGMNSPIYIDFRPIASRPDLLIKLSDLLIHEVQSCNFELICGVPYAALPIATTLSLRSKIPLIIKRKENKGYGTERMIEGIYKTGQNCLIIEDVITSGDSLLKTLIDLEKEGLIIKNIMSILDREQGGIENIKKRGYNIRTLFRIGEVFKILEKKHFLKEKEIHMIQFFFQKKNIKNIQNKRISYEEKKEIISHPIGKKLIDITLKKKTNLIVSADLIHSKNILKLVNLIGDRICGLKLHVDIINDFSFSFINYLKKISIEKKFLLLEDRKLCDVGSTNYLQLHYGIHKISSWADIITIHVLSGSMSLQNLNIPSNMGLITISEMSSCGRLSDDNYIRKALKISLKNSKVIGTVAQRKVDDRLLLFTPGIHFSKQKNNVGNNYIHPVQAFEKNGSDFIIVGKGIYQSGNPKIAAEKYRNAGWKAYINGL
- a CDS encoding MarC family protein, coding for MKWINSLISCFMILFSIIDILGNAPIIMGFKSKGNIIETKKVIITSLIIFLSFLFLGQPMLKLIGVDVHSFSVAGSIVLFFIGLEMILGRDLHKVTKNAQTSIVPIAFPLIAGPGSLTTLISLRATYDVNIILLSLILNMIVVYFVIDRCDFIAEKIGNNGLDILKKIFGIVLLAFAVKIFGANASQLFQQ
- the fbp gene encoding class 1 fructose-bisphosphatase, with translation MYTLGEFIIENRDRFSYSTEALLRLFSSIKLASKAIHKEVNKAGLTEELIGSSGFTNIQGENQQKLDDFAHRAFIESFKSRNVVCGIASEESKDFIVIKGEQENFFKNQCIVLIDPLDGSSNIDVNVSIGTIFSVYMRKSSIQMNLTIEDFLQKGNKQILAGYIIYGSSTILVYSIGNGVHGFTLDPSVGTFYLSHSNLRFPNAERIYSINEGNYAKFSNGIRRFIRYCQEQKDNRPYTARYIGSLVGDFHRNLIQGGIYIYPKTASSPEGKLRLLYECNPMAFLAEEAGGKASNGKKRILDIKPTKLHQRTPFFCGPIGMVTKLEEFMINYE
- a CDS encoding lysophospholipid acyltransferase family protein, giving the protein MKIIQISFILLWRTWFFIINIFLIPLWAGASIPFLFKEKHYTIAYWFHQMWARSNLFLMGFWYVLEKDKEILDKNKQYVIISNHSSIMDIMLIYSLMRDHPLVFVGKAELAKLPFFGFVYKKSNILIDRNNLSSCIKVFKKIEDKVVSGKSVCIFPEGGVPKPYIFLDHFKSGAFFIAIIKKIPIIPFTIADIKTKFPSFSIIKGRPGKIRIKQHHSISTKNLSLKDKDNLKEKCFNLIKYQLEKFEREK
- a CDS encoding ribonuclease HI → MNKKIHIYTDGSSKGNPGPGGYGIFIEIFFGYYYNRKIISEGFRYTTNNRMELLSVIVGLEKIKNKKQNIVIFTDSKYIVNTVQNKWIYKWKKNNFHNKKNVDLWKRFLDLFYNHSIIFHWIKSHNYHYINDFCDRLSVGASKKKSLKIDYVYEKQT
- a CDS encoding RNA methyltransferase: MKKIFSIQNTKIKYLIKIFNKKNNMNIFFVEGIKEFEMAIKGNFTPTKIFICEKIFHKYEMIQSFHSITFLISIKIFKKLAYRDNSSGIIALFKEKKYMNQLKNIKISNQNSSLILILDGIEKPGNIGSMLRIADAVNINIIILCNMKTYVYNSNIIRCSLGSIFTRNIFIEKIESIMYWLQKNKIKIVTTGFYKHKKVMNLYQTKFSHCNNIAIVFGSENKGVSNIWLKKSNKIITIPMFGYIDSLNVSNAMSIIIYEIIRQKNYASLCLFFIYVIYF
- a CDS encoding deoxycytidylate deaminase, translating into MIYNKSDDLVYMNMAVEHSKLSFCKKKKVGAVIVKNKKIISNGYNRTPHGLNHICEDHNGDTKWYVIHAEANAILKISSSFLSCKGASIYITHFPCKECCKLIYLSNIKRVIYLYEKNDEGFIFLSKFKIKIEKLN
- the ureC gene encoding urease subunit alpha; protein product: MKKIDRKSYASMYGPTKGDKIRLGDTSLWIEIEKDYTIYGDECVFGGGKVIRDGMGQHPFATKDEGVLDLVLTNAIIVDYWGIVKADIGIKNGIIVGIGKAGNPYFMDGVTSNMYIGVGTEVISSENIIVTAGSVDSHVHYICPQLFEVALESGTTTIIGGGSGPATGTIATNCTSGVWNIQRMLKSTDHIPINFIFLASGNSSRPEALIEQIKAGAGGLKIHEDWGSTFHVIDQCLNVAEKLDVQVNIHTDSLNESGYVEDTLKIFKNRTIHTYHTEGAGGGHAPDLLKVISFSNILPSSTSPTMPYTCNTIDEHLDMLMICHHLDSNLPEDIAFAKSRIRSETISAEGVLHDIGAISMTSSDSQAMGRIGEIVKRTWQTADKMKKQRGYLNEDHSKNDNFRVKRYISKYTINPSITHGISEYVGSIHIGKMADLVLWKPSFFGVKPELVIKSGMIVYAGMGDPNATIPTPQPFMYRKMFGYFEPKLSSIFVSINAINNGFVENNKIKKQIKIVRGCRSLSKENMILNGEIPNLEVDPKTYNVYINGEKIISHPSDVLPLSQRYFLF